Proteins found in one Saccharomyces kudriavzevii IFO 1802 strain IFO1802 genome assembly, chromosome: 11 genomic segment:
- the OAC1 gene encoding Oac1p (similar to Saccharomyces cerevisiae OAC1 (YKL120W); ancestral locus Anc_2.451), with protein sequence MSSADSKQEKEVEKTAAQKISKFGSFMAGGLAACIAVTVTNPIELIKIRMQLQGEMSASAAKVYKNPIQGMAVIFKNEGIKGLQKGLNAAYIYQIGLNGSRLGFYEPIRSSLNQLFFPGQESHKVQSVGVNVFSGAASGIIGAVVGSPLFLVKTRLQSYSEFIKIGEQTHYSGVWNGLVTIFKTEGVKGLFRGIDAAILRTGAGSSVQLPIYNTAKSILVKNDLMKDGPALHLTASTISGLGVAVVMNPWDVILTRIYNQKGDLYKGPIDCLVKTVKIEGVTALYKGFAAQVFRIAPHTIMCLTFMEQTMKLVYSIESRVLGHN encoded by the coding sequence ATGTCATCTGCCGACTCaaaacaagagaaagaggTTGAGAAAACAGCCGCTCAAAAGATATCGAAGTTCGGCTCATTCATGGCTGGTGGGTTAGCAGCATGTATAGCGGTTACTGTTACCAATCCAATCGAGTTGATCAAGATCAGAATGCAACTTCAAGGTGAAATGTCCGCGTCAGCCGCGAAAGTTTACAAGAACCCCATTCAAGGTATGGCAgtaattttcaaaaatgaaggtATAAAAGGTCTACAAAAGGGTTTGAATGCTGCTTATATCTATCAAATTGGGCTAAATGGTTCCAGATTGGGGTTTTATGAACCAATTAGATCATCTTTAaatcaacttttctttccagGTCAAGAATCACACAAGGTCCAAAGCGTCGGAGTTAACGTCTTTTCTGGTGCTGCATCTGGTATAATTGGTGCAGTCGTTGGTTCtccattatttttggtgAAAACGAGACTTCAATCCTATTCTGAGTTTATAAAAATTGGTGAACAAACCCACTACTCTGGTGTTTGGAATGGGTTGGTGACCATCTTCAAAACTGAGGGTGTTAAAGGGCTATTTAGAGGTATTGATGCTGCCATTCTTAGAACAGGTGCTGGTTCCTCTGTTCAACTACCAATTTACAATACTGCAAAGAGCATTTTAGTCAAGAATGATCTGATGAAGGATGGTCCAGCTTTACATTTAACTGCCAGTACTATATCTGGTTTAGGTGTTGCTGTAGTTATGAACCCTTGGGATGTCATTTTGACAAGAATTTATAATCAGAAGGGTGACTTATACAAAGGACCTATAGACTGTTTGGTCAAAACGGTTAAAATCGAAGGTGTTACAGCTTTATATAAGGGTTTTGCAGCTCAAGTCTTTAGAATTGCCCCTCACACAATCATGTGTTTGACCTTTATGGAACAAACAATGAAGCTAGTTTATTCGATAGAGTCGAGAGTTTTAGGCCATAATTGA
- the SSH4 gene encoding Ssh4p (similar to Saccharomyces cerevisiae SSH4 (YKL124W); ancestral locus Anc_2.448): MYITFNEALDGPFGNLESPNHDFKVGDPNMVPTPPMDSDSAAISLAFLISLSITFAILMLILVVIAAYVTFCGDDESEYDEENALGTRTSGTLHSLFGKKHTGILLDSSFASPGGFDEEIVLQERELEELPKMSAYEVELYIRTKEFQMMSPPVVKEFGTYLNSDDQQFIKDRGIQSYFLLPSINDNIDKYGNFLPSFIVQDKLDIQFSKFNKSSSTVMNYPLPHNRKDAVYFEVKVFRYIPKSNSIFSIGLTTVPYPYFRVPGMAKYSIAYESTGKLRINNPFTASTLLPKLEEGDTVGFGYRYKTGTIFITHNGKKLMDVTQNIGIDLFIGIGAFNAAYTRTYTRDGLLEDPDNISFREALSEGKDIAVVKDLQRVHDPHDESDEMTSDEVELHVNLGQVGFVFIEANVKKYAFGSVYGQIGIPPAYNGTEINKDTILQKGEELPPRYADTDNFFGNMQVKEGSSSGIMAQTSRPMRSIGTYERISSNFDRENNVYDDALEPSDSNAKNNDENAENADYDETSPLLESDSIKRSTNSNTPYEIYGEAINKNFKNKPGKKRQKNRGKPSKKKKRSRR, from the coding sequence ATGTATATCACTTTTAATGAAGCTTTGGATGGTCCGTTCGGTAATCTAGAAAGTCCAAACCATGACTTTAAGGTAGGCGACCCTAACATGGTCCCAACGCCTCCTATGGATTCAGATTCCGCGGCTATAAGTCTAGCGTTCCTAATAAGTCTTTCGATTACATTTGCAATATTGATGCTTATCTTGGTAGTAATAGCTGCATATGTTACCTTCtgtggtgatgatgaatcagaatatgatgaagagaaTGCGCTAGGCACACGAACTTCAGGAACTTTACATTCTTTGTTTGGCAAAAAGCATACTGGCATCCTGTTGGATTCTAGCTTTGCGTCTCCTGGTGGGTTCGATGAGGAGATTGTTCTTCAGGAAAGAGAACTTGAGGAGCTGCCAAAGATGTCTGCGTATGAGGTTGAGTTGTATATTAGAACAAAAGAGTTCCAGATGATGAGCCCGCCCGTGGTAAAGGAATTCGGCACATATTTGAATAGTGATGACCAGCAATTTATAAAGGATCGTGGTATCCAAAGCTATTTCTTGCTGCCCAGTatcaatgataatattgATAAATATGGAAACTTTCTACCAAGTTTCATCGTCCAAGATAAACTAGATAtacaattttcaaaatttaatAAGAGCTCGTCCACGGTAATGAACTATCCGTTACCCCATAATAGGAAGGATGCAGTTTATTTCGAAGTCAAAGTTTTCAGGTATATTCCAAAATCTAATAGTATATTCAGTATAGGTTTGACCACTGTACCATATCCCTACTTCAGGGTACCAGGCATGGCTAAATATTCCATTGCTTACGAATCGACAGGTAAACTCAGAATAAATAATCCCTTCACCGCTAGCACTTTATTACCAAAGTTGGAAGAAGGTGACACTGTGGGATTTGGGTACAGGTATAAAACAGGGACGATCTTTATTACACATAATGGTAAAAAATTAATGGACGTAACACAGAACATTGGCATTGATCTTTTCATTGGGATTGGCGCGTTCAATGCTGCATATACAAGAACATATACAAGGGATGGATTGTTGGAAGATCCAGATAATATAAGCTTCCGTGAAGCTTTGTCAGAAGGTAAAGATATTGCGGTTGTCAAAGATCTTCAGAGAGTTCACGATCCACATGATGAGAGTGACGAAATGACGTCCGATGAAGTTGAATTACACGTAAATTTAGGCCAGGTTGGATTTGTTTTTATAGAAGCCaatgtgaaaaaatatgcgTTTGGAAGCGTTTACGGACAAATTGGGATTCCTCCAGCCTATAATGGAACCGAGATTAACAAGGACACTATTTTACAGAAGGGAGAAGAATTGCCACCAAGATATGCCGATACcgataatttttttggcaacATGCAAGTAAAGGAAGGTTCATCTTCCGGAATAATGGCGCAAACAAGTAGGCCCATGCGGTCAATTGGGACAtatgaaagaatttcttcTAACTTTGACAGAGAAAATAATGTCTACGACGATGCTCTAGAACCTAGCGACAGTAATGCCAAAAATAATGACGAAAATGCAGAAAATGCAGATTACGATGAAACCTCTCCGTTATTGGAAAGTGATAGTATTAAAAGATCtacaaattcaaatacCCCTTACGAAATTTATGGTGAAGCTATCAATAAGAACTTTAAGAACAAGCCTGGCAAAAAACGTCAAAAGAACAGAGGTAAACCTtctaaaaagaagaagaggtcGAGAAGATAG
- the SRP21 gene encoding signal recognition particle subunit SRP21 (similar to Saccharomyces cerevisiae SRP21 (YKL122C); ancestral locus Anc_2.449), translated as MSVKPIDNFIMNSVHLFEVNPSQTLFSISYKPPTPKTNTKVSFRTHNSHLSSNYRFTTNKSKDVSRLLSALGPRGVSVTPGKVEKKAQLKKKQKNANAKNSDKKTKAKNIQDIVGLATLIVNTDVEKNEPAATKTTAGQKKGVSAAQNSNGNSSASKKKKNKNKGKKKR; from the coding sequence ATGTCCGTTAAACCCATTGACAATTTCATCATGAACAGTGTTCACCTTTTTGAGGTGAACCCATCTCAGACACTTTTTTCTATATCATATAAACCACCTACACCAAAGACAAACACAAAAGTCTCGTTTAGAACTCATAACTCACACTTATCTTCAAACTACAGATTTACCACCAACAAGAGTAAGGATGTTTCAAGGCTGCTCAGTGCACTGGGCCCACGAGGTGTATCTGTAACTCCAGGcaaagttgaaaagaaagcacaattgaagaaaaagcaaaagaacGCTAACGCAAAAAACTcagataaaaaaacaaaagctAAAAATATTCAGGACATTGTCGGTCTGGCTACTTTAATCGTTAACACAgatgttgaaaagaacGAACCTGCAGCCACGAAAACCACTGCTGGACAGAAAAAAGGTGTTAGCGCTGCGCAAAATAGCAATGGTAACTCTTCagcttcaaaaaagaaaaagaataagaaCAAgggcaaaaagaaacgttAG
- the YPK1 gene encoding serine/threonine protein kinase YPK1 (similar to Saccharomyces cerevisiae YPK1 (YKL126W) and YPK2 (YMR104C); ancestral locus Anc_2.446) produces the protein MYSWKSKFKFGKSKEEKEAKHSGFFHSSKKEESQNSQETAGDHDASVTRSSLDRKGTINPSNSSVVPVRVSYDASSSTSTVRDSNGGNLENINSPQNLDDTANIGSTGTPNDATSSSGMMTIKVYNGDGFILPFPITSSEQILNKLLASGVPPPHKEIAKEVDALIAQLSRVQLKNQGPADEDLISSESAAKFIPSTIMLPGSSTLNPLLYFTIEFDNTVATIEAEYGTIANPGFNKISTFDVTRKLPYLKIDVFARIPSILLPSKSWQQEMGVQDEKLQAIFDKINSNQDIHLDSFHLPINLSFDSAASIRLYNHHWITLDNGLGKINISIDYKPSRNKPLSIDDFDLLKVIGKGSFGKVMQVRKKDTQKVYALKAIRKSYIVSKSEVTHTLAERTVLARVDCPFIVPLKFSFQSPEKLYFVLAFINGGELFYHLQKEGRFDLSRARFYTAELLCALDNLHKLDVIYRDLKPENILLDYQGHIALCDFGLCKLNMKDDDKTDTFCGTPEYLAPELLLGLGYSKAVDWWTLGVLLYEMLTGLPPYYDEDVPKMYKKILQEPLVFPDGFDRDAKDLLIGLLSRDPTRRLGYNGADEIRNHPFFSQLSWKRLLMKGYIPPYKPAVSNSMDTSNFDEEFTREKPIDSVVDEYLSESVQKQFGGWTYVGNEQLGSSMVQGRSIR, from the coding sequence atgtaTTCCTGGAAgtcaaaattcaaatttggaaaatcaaaagaagaaaaagaagccaAACATAGtggattttttcattcttctaaaaaagaagagtcACAGAATAGTCAAGAAACCGCGGGTGACCATGATGCTTCAGTAACTCGTTCGTCTTTGGACAGAAAGGGAACAATAAATCcatcaaattcatcagTGGTTCCAGTACGTGTTTCATATGATGCATCTTCGTCGACCTCTACTGTACGAGATTCGAACGGCGGAAACTTAGAGAACATCAATTCACCTCAAAATTTGGATGACACAGCGAATATCGGCTCTACAGGAACACCTAACGATGCCACATCAAGTTCAGGAATGATGACTATTAAAGTATACAATGGTGATGGTTTCATTTTACCTTTTCCTATAACTTCAAGTGAGCAAATATTGAATAAGCTATTAGCCTCCGGTGTTCCTCCGCCACATAAGGAAATTGCCAAAGAAGTAGATGCGCTTATTGCACAGCTGTCTCGCGTTCAACTGAAGAACCAAGGTCCAGCAGATGAGGATTTGATCTCTAGTGAATCAGCAGCAAAGTTTATTCCGTCCACTATCATGTTGCCAGGCTCCTCGACCTTAAATCCATTACTTTACTTCACTATCGAATTTGATAATACTGTTGCCACTATTGAAGCAGAATATGGAACAATTGCTAACCCTGGTTTCAATAAGATATCTACATTTGATGTAACAAGAAAATTACCATACCTAAAGATTGATGTATTTGCCAGGATTCCCTCCATCCTTTTGCCATCAAAGTCATGGCAGCAGGAAATGGGTGTACAGGACGAGAAGCTGCAAGCCATCTTCGATAAAATAAATTCTAACCAAGATATACATTTAGATTCCTTCCATTTGCCTATTAACCTAAGTTTTGACTCCGCGGCCAGTATTAGATTATATAACCACCACTGGATTACCTTAGATAATGGCTTAGGAAAGATCAACATCAGCATTGACTACAAACCCTCTAGAAACAAGCCCTTGTCAATAGATGATTTTGACCTTTTGAAGGTTATTGGTAAGGGTTCGTTTGGCAAGGTAATGCAGGTCAGAAAGAAAGATACACAGAAAGTTTACGCCTTGAAGGCAATTAGAAAATCATATATTGTGTCCAAATCTGAAGTTACGCATACTTTAGCCGAAAGGACAGTTTTAGCTCGCGTTGATTGTCCATTCATCGTACCcttgaaattttcctttcaaTCACCAGAAAAATTGTATTTTGTGTTGGCGTTTATCAATGGTGGTGAGCTGTTCTATCACCTACAAAAGGAAGGAAGATTCGATTTGTCTCGTGCCAGATTTTATACAGCTGAACTGTTATGTGCGTTAGACAACTTGCACAAATTGGATGTCATTTATCGTGATTTGAAGCCAGAGAATATTCTATTAGATTACCAAGGGCATATTGCACTTTGTGATTTCGGGCTGTGTAAACTGAATATGAAGGACGATGACAAGACGGACACATTCTGTGGCACCCCAGAATATCTGGCACCAGAACTATTATTAGGTTTAGGTTATTCAAAGGCAGTAGATTGGTGGACGCTGGGTGTCTTGTTATATGAGATGTTGACGGGCCTCCCTCCATACTATGACGAGGATGTTCCGAAAATgtataagaaaattttgcaaGAGCCACTAGTATTCCCAGACGGATTCGATAGAGATGCGAAGGATTTATTGATCGGTCTATTAAGTCGTGACCCGACGAGAAGGTTGGGCTACAATGGCGCCGATGAAATTAGAAATCATCCTTTTTTCAGTCAATTGTCGTGGAAGCGTTTGCTGATGAAGGGTTATATTCCCCCATACAAGCCTGCCGTTAGTAATTCTATGGATACTAGCAATTTTGATGAGGAATTTACTAGGGAGAAGCCAATCGATAGTGTGGTCGATGAATATTTAAGTGAAAGCGTTCAAAAGCAATTCGGTGGCTGGACATATGTTGGAAATGAACAGCTCGGTAGCTCAATGGTACAAGGCAGAAGCATTAGATAG
- the RRN3 gene encoding rDNA-binding RNA polymerase I transcriptional factor (similar to Saccharomyces cerevisiae RRN3 (YKL125W); ancestral locus Anc_2.447), with the protein MMAFEHTSKRSPQDFAASVDPKKRKVQFSDSTGLVTLHSEEMKDEMFSTAMYGRFVISALDDLDKNDLTQISIIASQVALPRKNSERIDDKNFNVLLDILSSNINRIESSRGTFLIQTIINFEKWWELPPQTLSKYIYFIKILCSSIPKWWQDVSMILVSCFILPTEQTVCHHDMLKYFLRMIPSSMGFIDTYLAKFFPNKNDTRKKLVNYTSNLLKLRGYCSELGFQIWSLLIEKIISIDVELQNELDELDDDVDDGDLEDVDLEDDDLTDDQSGDDNDESEEDNDNEQSKSAAADANQSDNDDMEVIEGMDGAEEYNVELTQGIKELSTKLDAILTLVSTHVEEQVTPESLENGEGVGVFNTLTTLFKTHVLPTYYTRSIQYIMFHVSQQQLELMDSFLVTLIDISFAPNQAAEKKIKSLQYLGSYIGRAKKLSRTQIIFVASYLTSWLNRYVIEREEEVDQRGGMERFKHFYAAFQALCYIFCFRHSIFRDTDGNWECELDKFFQRMVISKFNPLKFCNENVMLMFARIAQQESVAYCFSIIENNNNERLRGIIGKADSDRRETLVQANTASSSWSLATRQQFIDLQSYFPFDPLFLKNYKTLMKEYYIEWSEASGEYESDGSDD; encoded by the coding sequence ATGATGGCTTTTGAGCATACAAGTAAGCGATCACCTCAGGACTTTGCTGCTTCTGTGGatccaaagaaaagaaaggtCCAATTTTCCGATAGTACTGGGCTAGTAACCCTTCACTCAGAGGAAATGAAAGACGAGATGTTTTCAACTGCTATGTATGGCAGGTTCGTGATATCTGCACTAGATGATCTAGATAAGAACGACCTAACTCAGATCAGCATTATCGCCAGTCAAGTCGCGCTTCCGAGAAAGAATTCTGAAAGAATCGATGATAAGAATTTCAATGTTCTTTTGGATATCTTATCTAGTAATATTAACAGGATAGAATCCTCCAGGGGAACTTTCCTAATACAAACTATTATAAACTTTGAGAAGTGGTGGGAATTACCTCCACAAACTCTaagtaaatatatatatttcattAAAATCCTTTGCTCGAGTATACCCAAATGGTGGCAAGACGTTTCGATGATACTGGTAtcttgttttattttacCAACCGAACAGACGGTGTGTCATCATGACATGCTTAAATATTTCTTAAGGATGATCCCCTCATCAATGGGTTTCATAGATACATATTTGGCCAAATTTTTCCCAAATAAAAACGATACTCGGAAAAAGTTGGTTAATTACACCTCAAATTTGCTGAAACTGAGAGGCTACTGCTCTGAACTGGGGTTCCAAATTTGGTCCTTACTGATAGAAAAGATTATTTCCATTGATGTTGAATTACAGAATGAGCTAGATGAATTGGATGACGATGTGGATGACGGCGACCTAGAGGACGTTGACTTAGAGGACGACGATTTAACAGATGACCAATCGGgagatgataatgatgagagtgaagaagataacgATAATGAACAGTCAAAATCTGCAGCAGCTGATGCTAATCAAAGtgacaatgatgatatGGAAGTCATTGAAGGCATGGACGGTGCTGAAGAATATAACGTAGAGCTGACACAAGGAATCAAAGAATTGTCTACTAAATTAGACGCCATTTTGACGTTGGTAAGCACGCATGTGGAAGAACAAGTGACACCGGAAAGCTTGGAAAATGGTGAAGGTGTTGGAGTATTCAATACTTTAACAACACTATTCAAGACACACGTTTTGCCCACGTATTATACTAGATCGATTCAATATATCATGTTTCATGTTTCACAACAACAACTAGAACTAATGGACTCCTTTTTAGTCACGCTTATAGACATTTCCTTTGCCCCCAATCAAGCTGCagagaagaagatcaaGTCATTACAATATTTGGGTTCGTATATTGGGAGGGCCAAAAAGCTTTCCAGAACTCAAATCATATTCGTAGCAAGCTATCTGACGTCGTGGTTGAACAGATACGTTAtcgaaagagaagaagaagtggATCAACGGGGAGGAATGGAAAGATTCAAGCATTTCTATGCTGCATTCCAGGCATTATGTTACATTTTCTGCTTCAGACATAGCATTTTCAGAGATACTGACGGTAACTGGGAATGTGAATTAGACAAgttcttccaaagaatGGTAATTTCTAAGTTTAATCCATTGAAGTTTTGTAATGAAAATGTTATGCTAATGTTTGCTCGTATTGCCCAGCAGGAAAGCGTTGCGTATTGTTTCAGtataattgaaaacaacaacaatgaaaGACTGAGAGGTATTATCGGCAAGGCTGACAGCGATAGAAGGGAAACGTTGGTACAGGCCAATACTGCATCATCTTCTTGGTCCTTGGCCACCAGACAACAGTTCATTGATTTACAGAGTTATTTCCCCTTTGatcctttgtttttgaagaactaTAAGACATTAATGAAGGAATATTACATAGAGTGGAGTGAAGCAAGCGGTGAATACGAAAGTGATGGTTCGGATGACTAG
- the DGR2 gene encoding Dgr2p (similar to Saccharomyces cerevisiae DGR2 (YKL121W) and YMR102C; ancestral locus Anc_2.450) has product MFKSKTSTPNYIESLVSIEDDRNRVPINSKETSQMRYLNVPGNRSRHSSVADSRRNSTKYDGGYSADITPAQLRFIDNIDYSARLRRTLQRNSVVLNNYNNLSKNDRWYFDLFDREYFENYLEEPAYIKIFKKKEELEQFDRMFLAQELKIPDVYKSATHQGEPAATNSELYKNSICCCTFSHDGKYMVIGCKDGSLHLWKVINSPVKRSEMGRSEKSVSVTRANSLKIQRHLASISSHNGSISSNDLKLGDQLDGASKQLHLYAPVFYSDVFRVFMEHALDILDANWSKNGFLITASMDKTAKLWHPERKCSLKTFVHPDFVTSAIFFPGDDRFIITGCLDHKCRLWSILDNEVSYAFDCKDLITSLTLSPSDGEYTIIGTFNGYIYVLMTHGLKFLLSFHVADKSTQGTAKNSFHPSSEYGKAQHGPRITGLQCFFSKVDKNLRLIVTTNDSKIQIFDLNEKRPLEVLKGFQSGSSRHKGQLMIMKNEPVVFTGSDDHWFYAWRMRSYNLSAEMNSVVPHRKKRISGNMSLKGLLRIVSNKSTNDETLTETSNQGDSRKFTSPSKSAPQAQSVGSQAIKNGHYVSFHAHNAPVTCAFIAPDVALKNLSLSNDLIFELTSQYFSELNQQNMGHSDANKSKFVNAIKETGGFSSNLSNVVNNVGTILITTDSQGLIRVFRTDILPEIRKKIIEKFHEYNLFHLEVAGKRNSHNNDNISESRMNVTRPTEGNEFSTSVPTNTRNSEPSHDFYDLHSNSSQVISGMPPRASAIFKNSIFNKSNGSFISSKSRSESTNSTVFGPHDIPKSSTTSPKLKCDVCNGSSFECASKNPIAGGDNGFTCTDCGTILNNFR; this is encoded by the coding sequence ATGTTCAAGTCGAAAACAAGTACTCCAAATTATATCGAATCCTTGGTCTCCATAGAAGATGATCGCAACAGGGTTCCTATAAATTCTAAAGAAACCAGCCAAATGAGGTATTTGAACGTACCAGGAAACAGAAGCCGACATTCGTCTGTTGCAGATTCTAGAAGAAACTCTACCAAATATGATGGAGGCTACTCTGCGGATATAACCCCCGCCCAGTTGAGatttattgataatataGACTACAGCGCAAGATTAAGGAGAACATTGCAGAGAAACTCAGTGGTTTTAAACAATTACAATAACCTCAGCAAGAACGACCGTTGGTACTTTGATCTATTCGATagagaatattttgaaaactatCTTGAAGAACCTGCGTATATtaaaatcttcaagaagaaagaagagttGGAACAGTTCGATAGGATGTTCTTAGCTCAAGAGTTAAAAATTCCCGACGTATACAAATCAGCCACTCATCAAGGGGAACCGGCAGCGACCAATTCAGAGCtttacaaaaattcaatatGTTGCTGTACATTCAGTCATGACGGTAAGTATATGGTTATTGGTTGCAAAGATGGCTCTTTGCACCTATGGAAAGTCATAAATTCGCCCGTCAAGAGATCTGAAATGGGTCGCTCAGAAAAATCAGTCAGCGTGACTAGAGCAAACTCGCTAAAAATCCAAAGGCATCTGGCTAGCATCAGTTCTCACAACGGTTCCATATCAAGTAATGACTTAAAACTAGGCGACCAACTTGATGGAGCTTCGAAGCAGTTACATCTATACGCACCTGTTTTTTATTCCGATGTGTTCAGGGTTTTCATGGAACATGCTCTAGATATCTTAGACGCAAACTGGTCCAAAAACGGATTCCTAATAACAGCGTCAATGGACAAAACTGCAAAACTATGGCATcctgaaagaaaatgctcGTTAAAAACGTTCGTTCACCCAGATTTTGTTACTTCcgctatttttttccctggCGACGATCGCTTTATAATAACAGGTTGTTTAGATCACAAGTGTCGATTGTGGTCCATACTGGACAATGAAGTTTCCTATGCTTTTGATTGTAAAGATTTGATAACGTCCTTGACGTTATCCCCTTCCGATGGCGAATATACAATAATTGGTACTTTTAATGGGTATATTTATGTCCTAATGACACATGGcttaaaatttcttttatcaTTTCATGTAGCTGATAAAAGTACTCAAGGAACCGCCAAAAATAGCTTCCACCCGTCTTCTGAATACGGAAAAGCTCAGCATGGGCCTCGGATTACTGGTTtacaatgttttttttccaaagtgGACAAAAATCTAAGATTGATAGTCACTACaaatgattcaaaaatccaaatcTTTGATCTCAATGAAAAGAGACCTTTGGAAGTATTAAAGGGATTTCAAAGTGGTTCTTCACGACATAAAGGCCAattaatgataatgaaaaacgAGCCCGTGGTTTTTACAGGTAGTGATGATCATTGGTTTTACGCCTGGAGAATGCGATCCTACAACCTGTCAGCAGAAATGAATAGCGTCGTTCCACATAGGAAAAAGAGGATAAGCGGCAACATGAGTCTGAAAGGGCTTTTGAGGATTGTCTCTAATAAGAGCACAAATGATGAAACTTTGACAGAAACCTCAAACCAAGGCGACTCGCGCAAGTTTACCAGCCCTTCAAAAAGTGCCCCTCAAGCGCAATCTGTGGGGAGTCAAGCAATCAAAAACGGTCATTATGTGTCATTCCATGCCCATAATGCCCCCGTCACATGCGCTTTCATAGCCCCTGACGTTGCACTCAAAAACCTCTCGCTGTCAAACGATTTAATTTTCGAACTGACTTCGCAATATTTTTCGGAATTGAATCAGCAGAATATGGGACACAGTGATGCAAACAAAAGCAAGTTTGTTAACGCCATTAAAGAAACAGGGGGATTCAGCTCAAATCTGTCGAATGTTGTGAATAATGTCGGAACAATTTTAATAACAACAGATAGCCAGGGCTTGATTCGTGTTTTTAGAACTGATATCCTACCAGAaatacgaaaaaaaattatagaaAAGTTCCATGAGTACAACTTGTTTCATCTTGAGGTTGCtggcaaaagaaacagccacaataatgacaatatATCTGAAAGTAGAATGAATGTGACAAGACCAACGGAAGGCAATGAATTCAGTACTTCGGTACCTACAAATACGCGGAATAGCGAGCCAAGCCATGATTTTTACGATCTGCATTCAAACAGTAGCCAAGTGATTTCTGGAATGCCGCCAAGAGCTAGCGCCATCTTTAAGAACTCGATATTCAATAAGTCCAACGGAAGTTTTATATCCTCAAAATCCAGAAGTGAAAGCACAAACTCTACGGTATTTGGACCCCACGATATTCCCAAAAGCTCTACTACAAGCCCGAAATTAAAATGTGACGTCTGCAATGGATCCAGTTTTGAATGCGCTTCAAAAAACCCGATTGCTGGCGGTGATAATGGTTTTACTTGCACTGACTGTGGTACAATCCTTAATAATTTTAGATAA